TATATTAAGAACAAGCAAACTAAAATGGCAAGGTATTTTCAAAGGGACCAACCAGAGGATGATGCCTGTGCCTCATCAGTTTATCTCCTCCTTCATTTCTTGGGACCACATGACTTTGTCTAACAAGAGAAAAGGTACATTTTCCTCTATTATCAGAGAAAAAAGGCAGATCTTTTGTAACACTTAATTCTCTCTTAAAGTACTCAAGTATTTTCACAAGGACATTTCCTGGGTCTTCTTTTAGTTATAGATCTCTGAAAATTCTACCAAGAAACACAGACACCAAATTCAGCATGCAATTTCAGGAATTTATAGGCTCCAGTTTAAGAATTGCAAGCACTGCAGAAAACCTGGTGGTTGGGGTGCATTTCTATTCCACCAAATGAATTTCAGTTGATTACAAAAAGACTGTTTGTTACATGGAACCTGACCATACTCATCTGTAAATAAAGGCTTCTGAAGAGGTTAACAGTGTTGAAAGCAATCtgaaaagctaggtgtggtggtgcacacctaaaatcccagcactcaggaggacgAGGCAGGATTGACttggaagtcagcctgggctacacagtgagatcttgtttcaaaaagaaaaaacaaaacaaaaaaaagtgaaacagtgAACCTACATCAAGCTGCTGCGAGGTGCTTAACACTATTAAATGTATTACAAACATCATTTTAGTCAAAGTCTGAATAGATGCAAAGTTCTTACTCAAGATTAAGTAACTTTCCCAGAGTTAGCTTAACAAATAATTTGCATGGGTTATACACACAGGATGTCTAAGAAATTCACTTGTATTTTTATTCTGATTGATGCCTGAGCTCCAAAGTTTCTGTACCCATACTAAGAGTTGGTCTAGCAATTAGAAATTGTGAAAAAGATTTATGTTCATGTCTTGAAATGGTGTTAACTTTTATTTGTAGGCCTTTAACAGAAATGTAATCTGGgggaaacacaaaaataatacCCTCTGCTTTCACATAAACTGAAAACTCTGTCCATGGAAATAGCTGTAAGCATCAACATACACAATGCTTATATTGTCCTATGCATACTTATTATAAAAGCACAATGTACAAACATATTCCCTCATCCATGTAAACTCTTTTAAGTAGTTTAAGGTATATACTATTATTGCTAATCAATCAGCAACCTTTatcattttctccaaaattatAACCTAATACTATGGACAAAGTCCAATACATTAACTTTGCATTCAAATAGTGTCaaattatatatacaaatgttTACAAAGTGGAAGAGGTCAAATACCCTTCCTGAATGTGacatttacttaaaatatacttGTACCTCTTGGAGTGGAGGATATAGGACAGGATGAGAGGCGTTGCTTCTAATGCATGCCAGCAAATTAATTTTGGAACCATGTGAATGTTATGGATCCAAAACCAAATGCAATAGCAATATGCTTAACATTTTGCTGTTACATTATCTAGTAGACATTTGCTTTATTATTACTTGCTAGGAACTTCATTTAATGTAgacatctgcaaagaaaacctTACCTAAAAGAATGATTCCAATTACTTGAAAAAAAGTTTATCAATCTTAGCTTTTTACTATATACTTGATGTAATCCATCTTGTTCTCAAATAATTTTCTCCACAAGTTAGACATCATTACTCTCAAAAATTAGTATCAAGTATTATATGCATTTTTAAGTGCTGTTTTATCACACTCCCAAACAGGTAGTTGACCACCCTAACAAATGAAGTAGACCAATGTGGACACCTATAGTAAATTGCCCAAGATGGTAACTTGGTTCCAAGGTCCATGACTTACTATATTGCCCATattggagggaaaaaaatacGAACCCTATCATTTGCAAACTAATCCACTGTGTAGGAAGCCCATCCCTTATCAAACCTGAGGCCATAGTTTTACAGATAAGGCCCACTAGAAGATTACATTTGGAAAATGGATTAGCCCAAACTTCACAGCACTGCTAAATGTCCTAGCAAAACTTTGGGTGTAGAGGTACAAAGATTTGTCTGTGTGGGCTTGGACTGCTTTCCTGCAGCCTCTCCCACACAGGAgtctttgctttccttcctctcctaataaaacttttattgctttgtgtctcaaaaaaaagatttGTCATATGTAtatctaaaagaaaacatggtatagtCTTACATTGCTTAAAACCTCAGTGCACATTCCAAAATTAAAGCTTATTCAGTCTGGAGTTAACAGAAATTATTCCGATCTGAATCCAAGTCTGGTGAAACTTTGAGTCCCTTCTCAAGTTTCTTGTAAAAAGTAATTATGGAAACATTTACTACCACAAACTCTTGCTACTATTCAAAGATCTTCACGACCTGATGGAGTCACGAAGATCTAAGTCCCACTTCCTACATACCAGTTTTCAAAACTTCTGACACTTAAACTTTATCAAGGTTGAGGAGGAACCTCCTGAGGAGATCAGTGGCAAGAGTGGTTGCCTAACATATGAGGACTGGGTCAAGCCctaccaccacaaaaacaaaacattcacCAGATTTTTGACTCTGGTAGCGCTGAGGGAGTAAAGTCATTACTCAACCCTTCATATTAAGAGACTAACTATCCTCATCTCAGATGGACAAACACCTCACCTCCACTTGAAAGTAGCAGCAAAGAAATGATACACAAAAGTGAACCAGGTTAAGTATTTCTATCCCAGTAATCCCTAAGCATTAATGGTTCTATTCTTGGTTTTAGTTGTCCTGTGGGACAAAGTAGGCATGTAACTGTTATTCCTTATCCTTATTACCTGGCAGTACACCTGCGAAGATGAAGTCCATGGTTCCATCTCTTATTATTACagctaaaaccaaaaccaaaatataacTGTTTTGTAAACACAAACTCATGCCTAAGTTCCTCTTCATTTTTATCATAAATCACTGGTAAAAGCACAACATGGAAAAGAGATAGGCAGTAGTTGTGAAATTTAATTCTACTCTCAAGCTTCAACTGTATGGAGCCTAATGGTGCCTGCTCAGTTCTATGAAAATTGCCTACCACATACTCTACTTGAAAATGTTTCAAACCACTCATTTCATGGTTCTCATTTGGCCATGAGTTCCAAGAATGCcaatggaaaataaatttgtaatatGGCCATGTAAAGTCTCCATGTGTAACTATGAAGTTCAGTatgaaacattttctattttttccctctAGGATTCTAACTAAGGCTTAAAAACCCAATGAACAAGTGGAAGTTTCCCTCTGTACATGGCttttattatttacataataCAATATAGCATCAATGCTGAGTAGCATGATTATGTGCAATACATAAATATGAACTATCTGTACACATCTGCAGATCTAACTTAGAACTAAGGTACAtaaaattgaaagcaaaactgaatgctttaagaaagtaaaaactagGACTGAACACTGCAATAAATCAGTAGTGCCCCGTGTACATACTTAActatttacagatgaaaacagGCATTACCACAACACTAACTATactcatttatatataaaaaacacaAGTTTCATACATCACAAAAAACCTCCCATTATAACACAGAAGTGGTATTACCAGACAAGCATCAGTGAAGTATACTGCCTTTTCTAGTTGTTATTGTACAATGCTGTAGATAATGCAGCCCATGCAATACACCCAAGAACACTAGAGTCCTACACCCAAGTACAATTAATATGATAAAAGCAGCCCTCTGCAAGTGGTGCTGGATACCACTAAGAAGTCTACTGCAGCCATGTTGGTTATGATTTTCCATGCAGAAGGGTACAGTTACATAAGAACTGAAGTCTTTAAAAAGCTTTAAACATTCTTTCTTGAACCAAAACATTCAACAAAAGGTGCACATGAAAAATTAACTGTTCAGATACCTTTGCAACTTAAAATTCAGATGCATGTTATTCAATAGAGCTGCTGTAATGAAAACCAAACGTagagttttaatttcttcttgtaAATAAATCAATCCTAGTGCAGTTCTGTGCTACACATTTTTGTAATAATAACGCAGGTATCTTCTGGTGCCGGCCAGCACAGTAAGCGTCAAAGATTATCTCAAGACCCTGTTGTTGGCTTGATGGTTTTACTTATAACCAGCTGAGGTGTTTACCTCTTGCAGCATGTCTTATGTGAGTTTTTAGAAGACCAATTTAACCAGGCTTACATATGGCACCAAATACTGGTTTCACAGAAAGGTCTGATCCTCTTTATAGCTTTCTTCCTGCTTCCAAAGAACATGTGGAAATTAAGAGGGTGAAGTTTAACTATGGTAGAAGTAGACTGCCAGTCCTTTTCTGgtgtaccattttttaaaaaatacaggcaCATAACACTAGCCAAAGATTATACCTTGATTACATTTCCAAAAGGCAGATATGCTGCAAACATGCAGAGATTTTTGTTTGGCACATGGGAACTAAATTTCATCCCTGTAATCTGTATTTCAATTTGCTGTGCAGATTTTCATCCAATTTTATTCAAGGGAGGGCATATACATTTTGTAGGGCTGTATCTATCCAATTCTGCCTGTAACAAACACCCAAACATCCTAAAATATCAATTATTAAGACAGACAAATGTAAAGTAAAACTCTGGAGAACATCAAAGGAAAATGGCCATGCATCTGCTCTTTAATGTTTTCCTACTATATATTAACATAAAAACAAAGTTTCAGTCTCTTCACAAGTAGTAATTTATATTCTCTGGATTTTTTCAGCCACAACAACTGgattctctttcctgatttttgcTGCAGCTTCTGCTTTGTAATCATATGGACAGTTGTGCTTGTCAGAGTAACGGTGAAGTCCACAAAACAAATTTCCACATCGGCAGTCAAACCCTGTATAAGTAAGAGAAAACCACATCACTTAGGAGCTTgtgacagaaggaaagaaagagcccTCGTCACAACAAAAAAGGAACTACTGCTTTGCAACATGAAAAGACTGTCAACTCTTGATACAATCTGTCACTTTAAATTGTGAAAGAGCGCTAACCTACTCTGACGTGATGAGAAATTCAAGTAACTATGCTTAAGTCTTCCTTCCAAGGGCAATAGGGACTGCAAAGCAAACGTACACGGTAAGCCAAAAAACCACACTGACAAAGTAAAATGGACTATTTGTCAGTCAATTCTACCAGgtatttttcttctattgatTCCTGTAGATATTACAGAGGGTAGAATTTATACAGGTTCTATGATCAGGCTGACAAGAATTAAAACCACAACCCTAGCATACCATATggtttaaagaaaggaaataaaaagcatttaaaacattTCATGGCTAACTCCAAGTAGGTGCTTACTATTATGTTAGTTTAGCTACCTTTTCTCTATCTGTAACAAAGCAAAGACTCAAAAGGGATGAATTTTTATCAAtccaataaaggaaaataattcagaatGCCAGAGGTTAACGATAATCCTATGACTAGGGAGACATGGAAATTAAACCCAGCTTCTCAAGACCATTAAACCCTCCCAGTGTTGCCCTTTCTGGGAAGAATGAAAgtcaaggtgttttttttttttttttgaagtttaagAATGAACAGTCCCTGACAGAGTAACCAAGAGCTCTGCTAATTGCAAGCAGTAAGATATACAGTGCTAATGTGTTCTTAGTACCTGTAAGGCCAACTTTCTTTCTGCACATGAAACATCTGTTCTTCTTTGGTTTGGGCAACTCGGGagctttttcttcactttgagaAGTACTTGGCTGAGAAACTGATGGACTGGGCTGAgtgacaactgaaaaaaaaagttaaaatttaaaatttacctGAACACCACGGAACAACCATGATCTAagtcaaaaagaaaagcatttaataaTGGTAAGATTTATAGAATGTTCTTTTAAGTAGCCATTCTTAAAATAGCAACTTTAAGCAGTATTTTCCATTCTACTTTATTAGAATTTAAGAGAATTGCCTTCCAAACCTATGCAACTGAATGCTCCTCTATCTTCTATGAAAGCGATTACTAAGAAATTCCTTTAAACTTGGTCTTAACAGCCAGTACTAGAAAACAAAATCCTAAGTCTGTTTTAAAGACCTGGGAAAGACTGATTGTATGCTTAGGTTTTCTGTATTAGCCAGTTCAAATGCATTACTTTTTACTAAGTAGAGTATTTGGTTAGAAAAGTCATTAAAGGTAGAAGATTTGTTGGTGAAATTAGCAAGTTTTGGCAGTCATTAATTCTTCAATCAGATTCAGATTCAAGAGTTTCAAGAAAATTGCTCTGCCATTTTCTGAAGTGTATCATGTTGTTTTACAGAAAAATctgtaagacttttttttttgagacaggatctatgCATTCCAGGGTGGCCTCATAACTGGTGGTCCCCCTGCTCtcactttctgagtgctgggattacaggcatgcatcaccattcTTGGcttataagattttttaaaactttaaaaaaaaattagcaaacagTGTGCGTAAGTTTGTGAAGCTCTGACTTAAGAATATTAAGCATTTTATAGACGGAACAGTATGTTTTAAAgcatgacttttatttttactgttactTTGAACAGTGAGACGATCTACAAAAAGTCCCAATTTTCCACCTACAAGAACCCTAAGTTTTAGTTCACACTGACATCAACAGAATTTGTGACTTAAAAAATGTTCCAGACTGTATAAAAGCCCAATTTTCACATTAGCTTAAGACAAAATATCAAGATTTACTTCTACTTATATAAAATCCAACTATACCTGAAACACTTTAAAATCATTGATTTAATATTAATTCAAACCCCAAGAGCAAATTTATGAATGTAATGCTAAAAATCACTACCTAAATAATATGCTAGCATCAATGCTGTTAGTATATCCAAGCTTCCAGAGCAAGCAGATTGGTTTAATGTCAACCTAAACTTCCCAAATTTATCATGTATTGGCAATGCCAATGTATACAGTGGGATCAACAGCCTAGTTAACAGAATCGTACTCTACGTACTTCTTTTTCCTAAGCTACTGTAACAACCTTAATGTAATTTTTCTTGATGCTATGAGGGTAAATATCTGGGGGCATGGTTGTCAGCCATTTCCTTGCTCACACCTGAAAAATTAACAGTAAGCTCATCAGACATACAAGGAAgaattggggtgtgtgtgtgtgtgtgtgtgagggggagaTATAACACAGAAAAGTTTCACAGAATGTCTACCAAGTAATAATAAATGCAAGACACAATTCTAATCCAAAAATGAGCGAACAAGATCAGTTTAAAGAAAAGGCACATCACAAAGACATCTGGTCAGGAAACTCATTTCAGATATCAAATCTAAGTATAGAATCGTCTGTCACTTGATGACCAAAGAATTTAGCTTTATGAGATTGATACTGCACACATGAAATTGCCTGTTAGCAAAATCAGGTCTTCAAAGCAGACTGCACAACCACTAACACTGTTTTTTATATTGCCTTCAGTCAGCACTCTACCAAGAACAAATGAACTGATCTGAATAACTATGTGCACAAATAATGCTGAGTCTTCTTGGAACACCAGGGCACTTCTACTTGTGCTATTAGCACAACCTCAAAGCCACCACCTATTGAAAACCAAAGTGCCCTTCCGTGAGTTTTAAAGTCCTACAACGTATGTGATAAGGATCCAAGACCTTTCCAACTACAACTTTTAGTGTTCAGTATGTTCTTTTGCTTGAATGCTGTCTGACATTATCGTGActatagttattattattttttttggaaaagCAAAGATTTACTAGGGCACTATCAATGAAAAATGACAGGCAGCTAGCAAGGTAACACAGCACCCGAAGttactttttattatgttttttctttttggccttGAAATTTTTGTTCCTAATACATCCGGTCTCCAGATTACAAACCTGCTTATTTGTAGACATTAGGATAAGGGTGGGGGATAcatagagaagaagagagagcacTGACTATCTTATACTCTGTGATACTAGTGTTTTTGCTTGGCCTGTATGTTATAGCTCTCCCTCCTCTTTGGTCCTTCAATGGGAAGGAGAAACTCACACCACCAACTTTCTCATGCTACCAAATTCAGAACTGAACTAATATTAAACAAAAAGCATACCTGGCTCTGACACCTCTGTTTTCGGGGTAGTTATTTTGTCCTCTCTTGAAATGCTCATTTCTGTCATTTGTTGAGTTACAGGCAAGGCAGCCACAGGCACATTTCTATTTGAGTTCAagcaaacaattatttttaaagatgttaaGGGTACTTCTTTTTGAGATAAGCTGTCAGTTCAACTAAATTATGTATTATTTCCAACATGATCAAATGGAGCTACATAACCTAAAATTCTGGAAAACACACTGGATGCCCAACATAAATggttgaaaataaagaaaacaattcaataaaTGGCTCATCAACTCATGGCTGCATATTTGTATAAGTATGTATAATATTCCATCATAACAACTAGTAATTTTCAGCTGTGCCTATAAGGACAAAAGGAGCAGCTATGTTGAAAAACCTTGTGTGGCACTGTAACAGTCTGCAGAGTCTCTCTCTCTACAGTCCCTAAACCTTGATTACAAGGATATAAAAACACGCCATTTTCAACAGTGTCCTTGAGGAGGATATGGAGTATGTTGTGATTTATAGCTTTACTCAAAGAATCAGATATTAAAGGACATTGGAATCCTTGATAGTGCAATGCACACAAAGCCAAGGGCATCTGATACTTTAACACATTATATGAAACAAACATCTTGATTTCCTCTTCGCATTATAGAAATTGTGAAATGTTAAATCTTACCTTGATTTTTCAGATGTGCTGCCAGCAGCACCTTCACAGTTGTTTAAGCTAGCGTCTGCTCTTTGTACAGATGCAGAATCTGAGGTAGGACTGTTGGAACCACTAGCtgtccctatttaaaaaaaacgaTTTGTAAGAAACAAATCAACACTAAAAAAACTTACTTAGTATCAACTTAGTAAGTAATAATACCTGCATTTAATTTAGCAATTTAAGCACTTTCACTGCACTGCAATCCTACATTTAAAAGTGagtatccaaacaaaaaatattttaagaagtcaTATCCAGCGCGTACACAAAACATCAAAATAGAAAACGGAAAAAGCTAGATGCTTGTAGGTATTCGTTCTTGATGTAGTCATGTCAAGTACTTGGGGTGATGCTTTAATTTAAAGCTCTTGTCAGGTCTTCTCTGCTTGGGCTTTCAGCATTCTCAGTCTTGGGCCCCAATCCTTGCTTCTATATTTCCTCTCCACCAGTTCTTCAAGTGTGTTTTTTCTTGGAAGCAACTTACCCATTGGGCTCATTCTGCCACTATTCTGCTGTCTCTGAAGATGTtctttgtagcaaacagagcacaTTCCATTTGTCCTAGGATTGCCATAAAAGCCACATCCTGTACTACACAGCATGGGCCCTGGTGTCTGGTTAGTCTCCTGAGCCATATTTTTCtgctataaacaaaacaaagcaaaattttagaaattagcaagtcatcaaaataaaattagtattATAATCACCACTTTACCTTTGGTATTCCTAAATATCAAGTCTACCACTAACAAAAGCCCAAATTCTgttaatcatttaaaaagtgaGTAGAAATAGCTATGAATATTGGTGCCTTTACAAAACAAAGAGCATGAGAGGAATTGTTTCAGGACCAAATTCATTAAATactaaaatgcattattttaccTGTTACTGTTCTTAAGCTTCAATTTGTGGAAAGGTCAGCTAACCAAATTCTaatcaattttggaaaattgtTATGTTTACTCTCCGCTTTCCTGCACTATTGGCAAACCATTTCAAATGTTGTTTTTAGTTAATTagctaaaaacattttaaatggaactgcaaaatggggataaaaaaattaacataatccAACTACTTATCAGTGACATTTATTAGTGGGTTCTTTAAACTGGCTGAATATTGGATTGAGccctaaaattttcttaaaactagATATGGACATATTTGGGTCCTTTAAATAATTTGACAATTTTGCTGTGAGGTAGGCATCTATCTCTATTTGTTTAAAGCCAGAAATCTGCAAAGTACAAATTATCAATCACAAATATCTCAAAAAATTATAACAAGTACTTGTCTTCCTCACATCAAAATATAAAACCTTTTCCAGCTCAAACTCAGTATCATCAAAGGCAAAGCAATATGAAAACATGAACTTTCCTAATTGTTAATATGTAACTTTATGTGGTAAGCCTATCTGTGCTTTTTCAGAAGTTCTGTTAAAAATCAGCACAAGTAATGTTATGCTAAATCTATTAAGTATTCCTCTGGGTAAAATACAgactaagaaaaattatttttgaaaggagtGTAAAAAAGgtagtatgtatgtgtgtttgggggggtactagtggaagggaggagggtgaatgaagattaAAATGAGGATGCATGGTAAAAACTCCTTGCAATTCCTTCAAGTGGGGCAAGGAggaggtgggtggggggagagatgatgggggttaTCTAATCAATGTATAAGCCtcatcggaattgtcactatgaatcccccccacaacaaatatatcctaataaaaaaacaCCTATGTAAAAGGCATCATTTGACAGCATTTGTGCGCTATGTAGCTAGTGTCCACGCATTTTAAAAAACTACTGTGTACTAGAAAATGTCTTTTACTGAGTTTAAGTAACTTTTTAACAAGTATTAactaaacaaaattcaaaaaccCCTTGGGGTGGTGTTACAATCCATATGATCTAGACAGAATCCTGACAACCATTGCTCCCTCAAACTTTTAAATGACAGCAGTCTTTCCTTTTGTTAGCAAAAGGATACTGTAATTCAAGCAAATCATACTTGGATGGAGAGTGACCAAGATGTGCAACTTACTTAAAGCAATAGTATTTACTTAGTTGAACTGTCTCTTTAAATAGTAAGTGGAATTTAGCTGACTCATTTTGGAGCACTTAAGAAGTTTAATAAACTCAGTTGgtgtttttaaatgttgaatGTAACAGGAGCAAAAATGATTCAAGTAGtaaattatgtattttcattCCCACCCATGCCCATGTCAATCTGTACAAAAAGTTGAGCCATTCCTTTAAGTCAGCTATTTATGCTAGCTCACTGCCTATCCTAACTTTTACTGTCATTTAGCATTAGCTTTAAAAGTACACTGCCAGAACTTTTAAAACCAATCCGTGGGTCCACATTAATTTTAGTTAATCGTAAACCTTGAACTCATACACCAGGACATTAGAATCTTCTATAGGGCTTCTCATTCTTTTAGTTTTCCCCCCTAGAAAGCCAGCTTTTAAATGCCATCACATGTGCACAGCTTGCCTTAATATTTCTCAGAAGCTTAGATCACATGGGAGGGCGCTTCAGCCTGTCACAAGGCTGCAATGTGACAGGCTGAGCTGGATGGAGGCTCTCACATAAAGCCTAGTCAACAGGGGCCTCTGAAATCAGCTTCTATTTATATCTCAGAGCTTGCCAACTCCTACACAACCCCAAGAACTAAAGATACAGCTTCATATATGTAACATAatcaggaaacaaacaaaaatgcaattaAGGCCGCCAGTTTTTCCTAATGTAGTGAAGATTAGAGAACAATCTCAAATCCAACCTAGAAGATCCAAGCATCATTAATCACTCACTAAACTGAAAATAGTCAggggtatttatttaaaaaacaaaacaaaaccataaaactaGGCATTAGTGGAGAGAGCATGGAGGCACAAAGAATCCTTTAGTGGCAATTATTCGAGAGGAGTATGTTTGCCACTAGGTAttgcatttcctttctatttgttTAGAAAAATACAAGTTGTTATAAACTCTTACCAGGTATAGCTGGAGtacattatttttaacaaagtttgTGGGTTTTTCTAActcatagctttttaaaaagacctcagttaaaaaaaaaatcctctaacATAACGTCTGAATGAATAAAGTGCTTTTACACCTATGGAATACTTGTTTCAGGTGCAGATGCTGTTTTAAGAACACCAACTCACCTGGGGGAGTCGAGACCCGTTCTAAGCTCTCATTTGCCATAACTAAGccagtgaccttgggcaagtccttAATCTTCAGAGTCCCTCTGCCAAGGGGAGTACATGGACTTTTAAAAGCACCTTTGGAGACTTAGTATCAGGTCTCAGAGACACTTCCCTCCCacaaaagggggggggggaggacgcattttaagaaaaaacttGAAAGGTAAAAAATTACAGTATTTCCACCAAATGGGGCTATAAAatcttactttgaaaaaaaaaaaacaccttcaaACGAGTGAAATGCAAGTCTAAGGTTTTGGACAAGAGATTTAAGTACAGAGCTCTTTGACCTATTATACCACTTCATTTTAAATAGCTCCTCTAGCAATATCAGCTGAGATTCAATCAGTAGAAAACCCGACCCTTCCTCAAAACACCATCTCCGAGGAGGCGTGGAGTGGGAAATCGAGCAAGAAATTTCAAGTTCACGCATGCACGAAACAAAGGGGAAGGCGCTCCGTTTCCTCCATGAAGAGCACCTCGGAGAAGCGCAGCGACGTCGGCAAAACTAAACTACGACCCAAGAGAACCCTGGGCTCCGGGTTCCAGTGGGTTGAGAACAAGTTGGGGTGCCactgctccccctccccctccagcaAACGCCTAGCTCAGCAGAGCCCAGCAGCACGGCCTCCTCCAAAAACCCCTGAGTCATGCACAACCGCGGCTCGGCAGGCCGGACGGGCCCCGCTCGCGCCGATCCGGCCCGGCCCGATCCGAACGGCTCGTCCATCAAAGGGGCGACCCAGGCTGCGGGGCCGGGGGCGCGGCAGCCGCCCCGGCCTTTGTGGGTCGGGGACCGGCTGCCTACGCCAGAGGCCCGCAGTCCCGCTCCGCGGAGGCCGCACGCCGGGCGGGCATTGTTCCCCGCCCGTGCGAGGGCGAGCGGGGAGCCGGGCGTCGGGCCACTATGGCAAGATGACGCCCCCGTCTTTGTGCCTTCCGAGCCGACGGGCGGACGGGCTCCTTCCCCCGGACGCCGCCATCCACGGCCCGCTCGGGCTGAGCCGGAAGCCCGAGGCATCCTGAACCCCTCCACCCCGCCCCCCACTGCCCACCCCAGCCCTGCCCGGCCCGCCGAACCGGCGCCCGCCCCCAGCCCCGCACCACTCACCCTGCGGGGGCCCGGATGCAGAACCAAGCTCGCGCGTGACGGACGCCGGGGCGGTGGGTCCGGGCCAAGGCCTCCGGGAAGGGCGAGCCGGATGCCCTGGAGCAGCTGCCGCGGACCGAAGCGGGTCGGGGCCGCAGGCGGAGGTGGcaccgccgccgccgcggggTCCTCCTTTGTTCCTGCAGCAGCGCCGAGCGTGCCCGGGACACGCCGG
Above is a genomic segment from Castor canadensis chromosome 13, mCasCan1.hap1v2, whole genome shotgun sequence containing:
- the Zfand5 gene encoding AN1-type zinc finger protein 5; protein product: MAQETNQTPGPMLCSTGCGFYGNPRTNGMCSVCYKEHLQRQQNSGRMSPMGTASGSNSPTSDSASVQRADASLNNCEGAAGSTSEKSRNVPVAALPVTQQMTEMSISREDKITTPKTEVSEPVVTQPSPSVSQPSTSQSEEKAPELPKPKKNRCFMCRKKVGLTGFDCRCGNLFCGLHRYSDKHNCPYDYKAEAAAKIRKENPVVVAEKIQRI